In the genome of Pseudarthrobacter sp. IC2-21, one region contains:
- a CDS encoding NADPH-dependent F420 reductase: MTDITIIGNGNMARGIASRAIAAGKKVEILGQDAAKAQALANELGADVSFGTTAGAPQGSIVVLAVPFDAAKAVVSAYGDQLAGKTVVDITNPVNFETFDSLVVEPGSSAAEEIAALAPAGVNVVKAFNTTFASTLVAGESGGKPLDVFIAGDNAEATQAVSSFVSAAGMRPLVVGPLKRSRELEGFQFVVMTVQANPAFADFNWDTGLAITK; encoded by the coding sequence ATGACTGACATCACCATCATTGGCAACGGCAACATGGCCCGCGGCATCGCCAGCCGCGCCATCGCAGCAGGAAAGAAGGTCGAAATCCTCGGCCAGGACGCCGCCAAGGCGCAGGCTCTCGCCAACGAACTCGGCGCAGACGTCAGCTTCGGCACCACGGCCGGCGCCCCGCAGGGCAGCATCGTGGTCCTCGCCGTCCCGTTCGATGCGGCCAAGGCTGTTGTCAGCGCCTACGGCGACCAGCTCGCCGGCAAGACGGTGGTGGACATTACCAACCCCGTGAACTTCGAAACCTTTGATTCCCTCGTGGTGGAGCCGGGTTCCTCGGCTGCCGAGGAGATCGCGGCACTGGCCCCGGCCGGGGTCAACGTCGTCAAGGCGTTCAACACCACCTTCGCCAGCACCCTGGTGGCGGGCGAGTCCGGCGGTAAGCCGCTGGACGTCTTCATCGCCGGTGACAACGCCGAGGCCACCCAGGCCGTCAGCAGCTTCGTCAGCGCCGCGGGCATGCGCCCCCTGGTAGTGGGCCCGCTCAAGCGCTCCCGTGAACTCGAGGGCTTCCAGTTCGTCGTCATGACCGTGCAGGCCAACCCGGCGTTCGCGGACTTCAACTGGGACACCGGGCTCGCCATCACCAAGTAG
- a CDS encoding long-chain-fatty-acid--CoA ligase, translating into MEDVDVQPWVKNYQPGVPAEIQLPTESLTAMLERSVAEAGTRPALEFFGRRTSYAELGEQVDRAAEGLRLLGVRAGDRVALILPNCPQHVVAFYAVLRLGAVVVEHNPLYTSRELRHQFEDHQARVVITWDKAAAAIREFPADIEIDHVVSVNLLAAFPAIKRLALGLPVGKLRDTRASLTAPAPGTMPWKHLLDHGRIDPAHPGPAVEDLAVIQYTSGTTGRPKGAMLTHFNLYANALQGEAWMQGAEYGKEILYAILPMFHAFGMTLYLTFGIRKQGLLVLFPKFDTDLVLAAMKKSPATVYCAVPPIYERTAMAAREKGVSLRSCKYCISGAMNLPDHVVELWESVSGGLLVEGYGMTESSPVALGNPFHPSRRPGTIGVPFPSTLMKVVELDDPGTEVAPGQQGELLIRGPQVFKGYWNNPEETAKTLTADGWLRTGDIVTVDADGFATVVDRAKELIITGGFNVSPSEVESVLRLHPDVKDAAVIGKPLERGGELVAAAVELEPGTALDEEALRAHCREHLAGYKVPRRIVEIQDMPRSMLGKILRRQVRDQVLPQL; encoded by the coding sequence GTGGAAGACGTGGATGTGCAGCCGTGGGTGAAGAACTACCAGCCCGGCGTGCCGGCAGAGATTCAGCTGCCGACAGAGTCCCTGACGGCCATGCTGGAACGCTCCGTGGCCGAAGCCGGCACTCGCCCGGCGCTGGAGTTCTTCGGCCGGCGCACCAGCTATGCGGAACTCGGGGAGCAGGTGGACCGTGCCGCCGAAGGCCTCCGGCTGCTGGGCGTCCGGGCCGGGGACCGTGTGGCCCTGATCCTGCCGAACTGTCCCCAGCATGTGGTTGCCTTCTATGCCGTACTCCGACTGGGCGCGGTGGTGGTGGAGCACAACCCGCTGTACACCTCGCGGGAGCTCCGCCACCAGTTTGAGGACCACCAGGCGAGGGTGGTCATTACATGGGACAAGGCGGCCGCTGCCATCCGGGAGTTTCCGGCCGACATCGAGATTGACCATGTTGTCTCGGTCAACCTCCTGGCGGCGTTCCCCGCCATCAAACGCCTGGCGCTGGGCCTGCCCGTGGGGAAGCTGCGTGACACCAGGGCGTCCCTGACGGCCCCGGCTCCCGGTACCATGCCGTGGAAGCACCTCCTGGACCACGGCCGGATTGACCCCGCCCACCCGGGGCCCGCGGTGGAGGATCTGGCGGTCATCCAGTACACCTCCGGGACGACGGGCAGGCCCAAGGGCGCCATGCTCACCCACTTCAACCTCTACGCCAACGCCCTCCAGGGGGAGGCCTGGATGCAGGGCGCCGAGTACGGCAAGGAGATCCTTTACGCCATCCTGCCGATGTTCCACGCCTTCGGCATGACCCTGTACCTGACGTTCGGCATCCGCAAGCAGGGGCTGCTGGTGCTCTTCCCCAAGTTCGACACTGACCTGGTGCTCGCAGCCATGAAGAAGTCGCCGGCCACCGTCTACTGCGCGGTGCCGCCGATCTACGAACGGACCGCGATGGCGGCGAGGGAAAAGGGGGTTTCGCTGCGCAGCTGCAAGTACTGCATCTCCGGGGCCATGAACCTGCCGGACCACGTGGTGGAACTTTGGGAGTCCGTGTCCGGGGGCCTGCTGGTGGAGGGCTACGGGATGACCGAATCCTCACCGGTAGCGCTGGGCAACCCTTTCCACCCGAGCCGGCGGCCGGGGACCATCGGCGTCCCGTTCCCGTCCACCCTGATGAAGGTGGTGGAGCTCGATGACCCCGGCACTGAGGTGGCGCCCGGCCAGCAGGGTGAGCTGCTGATCAGGGGCCCGCAGGTCTTCAAAGGCTATTGGAACAACCCGGAGGAAACGGCCAAAACGCTGACTGCCGATGGCTGGCTGCGGACCGGAGACATTGTCACGGTCGATGCGGACGGTTTTGCCACCGTGGTGGACCGTGCGAAGGAGCTGATCATCACGGGCGGGTTCAACGTCTCGCCCAGTGAGGTGGAATCCGTCCTGCGGCTCCATCCGGACGTGAAGGACGCGGCCGTGATCGGCAAACCGCTGGAACGCGGCGGCGAACTGGTCGCGGCGGCCGTTGAACTCGAACCGGGCACAGCACTGGATGAGGAAGCCCTGCGCGCCCACTGCCGGGAGCACTTGGCCGGGTACAAGGTGCCCCGCCGCATTGTGGAAATCCAGGACATGCCACGTTCCATGCTGGGCAAGATCCTCCGAAGGCAGGTCCGGGACCAGGTGCTTCCGCAGCTTTAG
- a CDS encoding SRPBCC domain-containing protein produces MPVIGTTKNLEALSLTLVAEFDAAVDRVWQVWEDPRQLERWWGPPNYPATFDRFDFQPGGKADYYMTTPEGEKPRGWWRFTAIEAPRKLEFDDGFADESGAPVDAMGTAHAAVDLEDIGGRTRMTILSTFESEEQMEEMVKMGMEEGLKEAAGQIDAILAASARAV; encoded by the coding sequence ATGCCTGTTATCGGTACCACCAAGAATCTCGAGGCACTCAGTCTCACGCTCGTCGCGGAGTTCGACGCCGCCGTCGACCGCGTCTGGCAGGTCTGGGAAGACCCCCGGCAGCTTGAGCGCTGGTGGGGGCCGCCCAACTATCCGGCCACGTTTGACCGGTTCGACTTTCAGCCCGGAGGGAAGGCCGACTATTACATGACCACCCCTGAAGGCGAGAAGCCCCGCGGGTGGTGGCGGTTCACCGCCATCGAGGCGCCGCGGAAGCTCGAGTTCGATGACGGCTTCGCTGACGAGTCCGGCGCGCCCGTGGACGCCATGGGAACCGCCCATGCAGCCGTGGACCTCGAAGACATCGGCGGCCGCACCCGGATGACCATCCTGTCCACCTTCGAATCCGAAGAACAGATGGAGGAAATGGTCAAGATGGGCATGGAGGAAGGCCTCAAGGAGGCCGCAGGCCAGATCGACGCCATCCTCGCGGCATCTGCCCGCGCGGTTTAG
- a CDS encoding ArsR/SmtB family transcription factor, whose translation MVVDQLSDADVDRLFQALADGTRRDIVRRVTVAEYSVSGLAALYAMSFAAVQKHVAVLERASLVAKEKRGREQIVRGNHEGLQKARRLLDEYEAIWRQRAGRIADILAEG comes from the coding sequence ATGGTTGTAGATCAGCTCAGTGATGCGGACGTTGACCGCCTGTTCCAGGCCCTCGCGGACGGAACCCGCCGTGACATCGTCCGGCGGGTGACCGTCGCGGAGTACTCCGTCTCCGGCCTTGCTGCGCTCTATGCCATGAGTTTCGCCGCCGTCCAGAAGCACGTGGCGGTGTTGGAGCGCGCATCCCTTGTCGCCAAGGAAAAGCGCGGAAGGGAGCAGATCGTGCGGGGCAATCACGAAGGGTTGCAGAAGGCCCGCCGGCTGCTTGATGAGTACGAGGCGATCTGGCGGCAGCGCGCCGGGCGGATCGCGGACATTCTGGCTGAAGGATAG
- a CDS encoding zinc-binding dehydrogenase, whose translation MCHSDVTALDDAGWMPLFPELPRTMGHENAGVITEVGEGMDHWKVGDRVGLSPVMSDGDALGYGKWDGGFGPKLLATDDNLVKLPDEVTFELGAMATDAGLTAYHAVMAVGGAKAGMKVGVIGLGGLGHIGARVAVIAGAEVYGAEVNPETQKLADEIGLAGVADSIEAFKDKKLDLIVDYAGFGTTTAAALETLAEFGTLVQVGMGRLEATINTYPLIVNQLSIKGSKSGTKEDLENLYALMKSGQLNPPMNLITQADIPEAIDKLRKGSVVGRFIAKYED comes from the coding sequence GTGTGCCACTCCGACGTCACCGCCCTTGATGATGCCGGCTGGATGCCGCTGTTCCCCGAACTCCCCCGCACCATGGGCCACGAAAATGCCGGCGTCATCACCGAAGTCGGCGAAGGCATGGACCACTGGAAGGTCGGCGACCGCGTGGGCCTCTCCCCCGTGATGAGCGACGGCGACGCCCTCGGCTACGGCAAATGGGACGGCGGCTTCGGCCCCAAGCTGCTCGCCACGGACGACAACCTGGTCAAGCTGCCGGACGAGGTCACTTTTGAACTCGGCGCGATGGCGACGGACGCCGGCCTTACCGCGTACCACGCCGTCATGGCCGTGGGCGGAGCCAAGGCAGGCATGAAGGTGGGTGTGATCGGCCTCGGCGGCCTCGGGCACATCGGCGCCCGCGTTGCCGTCATCGCCGGTGCGGAGGTCTACGGCGCTGAAGTTAATCCGGAGACCCAGAAGCTCGCTGACGAGATCGGCCTGGCCGGCGTCGCGGACTCCATCGAGGCTTTCAAGGACAAGAAGCTGGACCTGATCGTTGACTACGCAGGCTTCGGCACCACCACGGCCGCCGCGCTTGAGACGCTCGCCGAGTTCGGCACGCTGGTGCAGGTGGGCATGGGCCGCCTCGAAGCCACCATCAACACCTACCCGCTGATCGTCAACCAGCTCTCCATCAAGGGTTCCAAGTCGGGCACCAAGGAGGACCTCGAGAACCTCTACGCCCTGATGAAGTCGGGCCAGCTGAACCCGCCGATGAACCTCATCACCCAGGCGGACATTCCGGAGGCAATCGACAAGCTGCGCAAGGGCAGCGTTGTGGGCCGCTTCATCGCAAAATACGAGGACTAA
- a CDS encoding MFS transporter, protein MGVKRWSVVALCFVIALLDGFDTQSIAFIGPAIADDFGLQATDMTWVITASTIGMCAGAMTLGTFGDRIGRKKTILLALVLFGVFSLAGGFAQTLEQIIVLRFLIGLGMGGATPALLALTAEFSPKARRGTFMTLVLLGLPGGALLGGLVAAAWLPVMGWRGIFLVGGVLPLALLLVCLKLLPESPVFLATKRTPAALAEARKIMAAVSGKPVDPDVELVTEDRKEEKSSVSALFSAKYRMVTIAVFATYLLNWIAWYLLLLWMPTALKTLGLAASQAAMGTVTVNGAFILFAIPLSIILPKVNARKLLLVMFGAGILVALGLGLAGSNFALVFILIGLAGFGIGGQQLALNYLIANAYPTQLRATATGWGIGIGRLGSIVGSALGGLILAGFGASGYFMTLAVPLVLAALATLLVRNSVAAAAGEAEGDQASALRREPAL, encoded by the coding sequence ATGGGGGTGAAGCGCTGGTCCGTCGTGGCGCTGTGCTTCGTGATCGCCTTGCTGGACGGGTTCGATACCCAATCCATCGCCTTCATTGGCCCGGCCATAGCCGACGACTTCGGCCTGCAGGCCACCGACATGACTTGGGTCATCACGGCCAGCACCATCGGCATGTGCGCCGGGGCCATGACGTTGGGAACCTTCGGCGACAGGATCGGCCGCAAGAAGACCATTCTGCTGGCCCTGGTCCTGTTCGGCGTTTTCTCCCTGGCCGGCGGCTTCGCACAGACGCTGGAGCAGATCATCGTCCTGCGCTTCCTGATCGGCCTGGGAATGGGCGGCGCAACACCGGCACTCCTTGCCCTGACGGCCGAATTCAGCCCGAAGGCCCGCCGCGGCACGTTCATGACCCTGGTGCTGCTTGGCCTTCCGGGCGGTGCACTGCTTGGCGGCCTGGTGGCTGCGGCCTGGCTTCCGGTCATGGGCTGGCGCGGCATCTTCCTGGTGGGCGGCGTGCTTCCGCTGGCGCTGCTCCTGGTGTGCCTCAAGCTGCTCCCCGAATCCCCGGTGTTCCTCGCCACCAAGCGCACGCCTGCTGCGCTGGCTGAGGCACGCAAGATCATGGCAGCCGTCTCCGGAAAGCCGGTGGACCCGGACGTTGAGCTGGTCACCGAGGACAGGAAGGAAGAGAAGAGCTCCGTCTCCGCACTGTTCTCCGCGAAGTACCGGATGGTCACCATCGCCGTGTTTGCCACTTACCTGTTGAACTGGATTGCCTGGTACCTGCTGCTCCTCTGGATGCCCACGGCCCTGAAAACGCTGGGTCTGGCAGCTTCGCAGGCCGCCATGGGTACCGTGACCGTCAACGGCGCGTTCATCCTCTTTGCAATCCCGCTGTCCATCATCCTGCCCAAGGTCAACGCGCGGAAGCTGCTGCTGGTCATGTTCGGTGCCGGCATCCTTGTGGCGCTGGGCCTGGGGCTGGCCGGTTCCAACTTCGCCCTGGTGTTCATCCTGATCGGCTTGGCCGGCTTCGGCATCGGCGGCCAGCAGCTGGCCCTGAACTACCTGATCGCGAACGCTTACCCCACGCAGCTGCGCGCCACGGCCACCGGCTGGGGCATTGGGATCGGCCGGCTCGGCTCGATTGTGGGCTCGGCCCTCGGCGGGCTCATCCTCGCCGGGTTCGGCGCCTCCGGGTACTTCATGACACTGGCTGTGCCGCTGGTCCTCGCCGCCCTGGCCACTTTGCTGGTGCGCAACTCGGTTGCCGCGGCAGCGGGAGAGGCTGAGGGAGACCAGGCTTCAGCGCTGCGCCGCGAACCTGCCCTGTAG
- the uraD gene encoding 2-oxo-4-hydroxy-4-carboxy-5-ureidoimidazoline decarboxylase, with translation MQLEQFNSGGRAEAADFLRPCLDIPRWIDELVAGRPYSSPDELLATAGSAANPFTRAEIDGALAHHPRIGERAQGDSAGARLARAEQAALGAADEAVAEELAEGNRLYEKKFGQVFLIRAAGRSRAEILAALNIRLTHTAEQEQSIIGQQLREIAVLRLEGLISI, from the coding sequence ATGCAGCTTGAACAGTTCAATTCGGGTGGCCGCGCGGAGGCTGCCGATTTCCTCCGCCCTTGCCTGGACATCCCGCGCTGGATCGACGAGCTGGTCGCAGGACGGCCGTATTCCAGTCCCGACGAGCTTCTGGCAACGGCCGGGTCCGCCGCGAATCCGTTCACGCGCGCGGAAATCGACGGGGCTCTCGCCCATCACCCGCGGATCGGTGAGCGGGCGCAGGGCGACAGCGCGGGAGCGCGGCTGGCCAGGGCGGAGCAGGCGGCGCTGGGGGCGGCCGATGAAGCCGTCGCCGAGGAGTTGGCCGAGGGCAACCGGCTCTACGAGAAGAAATTCGGGCAGGTCTTCCTGATCCGCGCCGCCGGCCGCAGCCGCGCGGAGATCCTCGCCGCCCTCAACATCAGGCTCACCCACACGGCAGAACAGGAACAATCCATCATTGGGCAGCAGCTGCGGGAAATCGCAGTGCTCCGGCTCGAAGGACTGATCAGCATATGA
- the uraH gene encoding hydroxyisourate hydrolase, whose translation MSTSHVTTHVLDTGSGRPAKDVPASLHRLEDAGWTRIAEGMTDSDGRVKELGPARLPSGTYRLTFDTGTYFAASGTEAFYPEVTLTFSVGSEEHYHVPLLLSPFAYSTYRGS comes from the coding sequence ATGAGCACTTCCCACGTCACCACGCACGTCCTTGACACCGGTTCCGGCCGGCCGGCAAAGGACGTCCCGGCATCCCTGCACAGGCTTGAGGACGCAGGCTGGACCAGGATTGCCGAGGGCATGACGGATTCGGACGGACGCGTCAAAGAACTGGGGCCGGCGCGCCTGCCGTCGGGGACCTACCGTCTGACCTTCGACACCGGAACGTACTTCGCCGCCAGCGGCACCGAAGCGTTCTACCCCGAGGTGACGCTCACCTTCAGCGTGGGCTCCGAGGAGCACTACCACGTGCCGCTTCTGCTCAGCCCGTTCGCGTATTCCACCTACCGCGGCAGCTGA
- a CDS encoding aldo/keto reductase: MEQRILGKTGRNVSVVGLGTWQLGADWGNVDQAEAQAILAASVESGVTFFDTADVYGDGRSEQAIGKFLADNPGLEITVATKMGRRVDQQPENYTLANFRQWVDRSRRNLGTDTLDLVQLHCPPTPVYSSAEVYDALDTLVSEGAIRNYGVSVERTDEALEAIRHGGTASVQIILNAFRLKPLDEVLPAAKAANVGVIARVPLASGLLSGKYTKETTFAENDHRNYNRNGAAFDVGETFAGVDFELGLKAVAEFEQLIPAGATSAQAAIAWITAQDGVTTVIPGARNADQARANAAAAAVDITEEFDAGVLWIYDHYFREAIHPRW, translated from the coding sequence ATGGAACAGCGGATTTTAGGCAAGACCGGACGTAACGTCTCCGTCGTGGGACTCGGCACCTGGCAGCTCGGCGCCGATTGGGGCAACGTTGACCAGGCGGAGGCCCAGGCCATTCTGGCAGCGTCCGTGGAATCCGGGGTCACCTTCTTTGACACGGCTGATGTCTATGGGGACGGCAGGAGCGAGCAGGCCATCGGGAAGTTCCTCGCGGACAATCCGGGCCTGGAGATCACCGTGGCCACCAAGATGGGCCGCCGCGTGGACCAGCAGCCGGAGAATTACACCCTGGCCAACTTCCGGCAGTGGGTGGACCGGTCGCGCCGGAACCTGGGCACCGACACCCTGGACCTGGTCCAGCTGCACTGCCCGCCCACGCCGGTTTATAGCAGCGCCGAAGTTTATGACGCGTTGGACACCTTGGTGTCCGAGGGTGCCATCCGCAACTACGGCGTCAGCGTGGAGCGCACGGATGAGGCGCTGGAAGCAATCCGCCACGGGGGGACCGCCTCCGTCCAGATCATCCTGAACGCGTTCCGGCTCAAGCCCCTGGATGAGGTTCTCCCCGCCGCGAAGGCCGCAAACGTTGGCGTCATCGCACGGGTGCCGCTCGCATCCGGGTTGCTCTCGGGCAAGTACACGAAGGAAACTACCTTCGCGGAGAACGACCACCGGAACTACAACCGCAACGGTGCTGCCTTCGACGTCGGGGAGACGTTCGCGGGGGTCGACTTCGAATTGGGCCTCAAAGCCGTGGCCGAGTTTGAACAGCTGATCCCTGCCGGCGCCACCTCCGCCCAGGCGGCCATCGCCTGGATAACTGCGCAGGACGGCGTCACAACGGTGATTCCCGGCGCCCGGAACGCAGACCAGGCGAGGGCGAACGCGGCAGCGGCTGCCGTGGATATTACGGAAGAGTTCGACGCCGGCGTCCTCTGGATCTATGACCACTACTTCCGCGAAGCCATCCACCCGCGCTGGTAG
- a CDS encoding xanthine dehydrogenase small subunit, with the protein MDGIRVVVNGQPRDCSSASPHTSLLDWLRAEGLTGAKEGCAEGECGACAVLVARPDGPDHSRWTSLNSCLPAALAFDGQEIITAEGLGTVSVPGAAREDLHPVQQEMADRGGSQCGYCTPGFICSMAAEYYRPDRNPAREGAQAHSQQETGTEAVGEEHATVHECGPNGFDLHALSGNLCRCTGYRPIRDAAYALGTPPGTDPLLERQNRPAPAAKHTRTDDGAGFLRPGTLAEALRLLQENPEARLVAGATDLGVEVNLRHSRPPLVLAIDRLEELRTLKFDAGHVEIGAALTLSEAERGLRGRVPLLGQLFPQFASRLIRNAATFGGNLSTGSPIGDSAPVLLALAARVVLASTDGEREVPLSEYYTGYRQSVRKPGELLSAVRIPLPLAENAAFYKIAKRRFDDISSVSAAIALQVTDGTVASARIGLGGVAATPIRATATEEALMGRPWTADTAAAAAAVMAGEGTPIDDMRASALYRSAMLRQALLKFHAEHAPVEVA; encoded by the coding sequence ATGGACGGAATTAGGGTAGTCGTCAACGGGCAGCCCCGCGACTGCAGCAGCGCCAGCCCGCACACCTCGCTTCTTGACTGGCTGCGTGCAGAAGGCCTGACCGGTGCCAAGGAAGGCTGTGCCGAGGGTGAATGCGGGGCCTGTGCAGTCCTGGTGGCGCGGCCGGACGGCCCCGATCACAGCCGGTGGACTTCGCTGAATTCGTGCCTGCCGGCCGCCCTCGCTTTCGACGGCCAGGAAATCATCACCGCGGAAGGCCTGGGCACCGTGTCCGTCCCGGGCGCTGCCCGGGAAGACCTTCATCCTGTGCAGCAGGAAATGGCGGACCGGGGCGGGTCGCAATGCGGATACTGCACTCCGGGCTTCATCTGCTCGATGGCGGCCGAGTACTACCGGCCGGACCGGAACCCGGCACGGGAGGGTGCGCAGGCGCATTCGCAGCAGGAAACAGGAACCGAAGCCGTAGGCGAAGAGCATGCCACCGTCCATGAATGCGGGCCCAACGGCTTTGACCTGCACGCCCTGAGCGGGAATCTCTGCCGGTGCACCGGCTACCGGCCCATTCGGGACGCCGCCTATGCACTCGGAACCCCGCCGGGCACAGATCCACTGCTCGAAAGGCAGAACCGACCGGCCCCGGCGGCCAAACACACCCGAACGGACGACGGCGCAGGGTTCCTTCGTCCGGGAACGCTGGCCGAAGCCCTCCGGCTCCTTCAAGAGAACCCGGAGGCCAGGCTGGTCGCAGGCGCCACGGACCTTGGTGTCGAGGTGAACCTCCGGCATTCCCGGCCGCCGCTGGTCCTCGCCATCGACCGCCTCGAGGAGTTACGGACGTTAAAGTTCGACGCCGGACACGTCGAGATCGGTGCGGCCCTGACCTTGTCGGAGGCCGAACGCGGCCTTCGCGGCAGGGTGCCGCTTCTTGGCCAGCTGTTTCCCCAGTTCGCTTCGCGCCTGATCCGCAACGCGGCCACCTTCGGCGGGAACCTCTCCACGGGGTCGCCCATCGGCGACTCCGCTCCGGTGCTCCTCGCCCTGGCCGCGCGGGTGGTCCTGGCCTCTACCGACGGCGAACGCGAGGTTCCGCTCTCGGAGTACTACACCGGGTACCGGCAGAGTGTCAGGAAGCCCGGCGAACTGCTCAGCGCAGTGCGGATTCCGCTGCCGCTGGCCGAAAACGCGGCGTTCTATAAGATCGCCAAGCGGCGCTTCGATGACATCTCCAGCGTGTCTGCGGCGATCGCGCTGCAGGTCACGGACGGCACAGTGGCTTCGGCCCGGATCGGCCTGGGCGGAGTTGCCGCCACACCCATTCGTGCCACCGCAACCGAAGAGGCCTTGATGGGCCGGCCGTGGACCGCGGACACGGCGGCCGCGGCAGCTGCCGTGATGGCGGGCGAGGGCACACCGATCGACGATATGCGGGCCAGTGCGCTCTACCGTTCGGCGATGCTGCGGCAGGCGCTGCTGAAGTTCCATGCCGAACATGCTCCTGTGGAGGTGGCGTGA